Proteins co-encoded in one Terriglobales bacterium genomic window:
- a CDS encoding 2-oxoacid:ferredoxin oxidoreductase subunit beta: MATTPTSTPPPKTNRIGLSVLDYKGGRTTLCAGCGHNAISERIIDAMYEMGVKPERLAKLSGIGCSSKTPAYFMNRAHSFNSVHGRMPSVATGAVLANQQLMALGVSGDGDTASIGIGQFVHLMRRNLPIIYIIEDNGVYGLTKGQFSATADVGSKLKTGVINDLPPIDTCALAIQLGATFVGRSFSGDKRQLHSLLKAAIAHRGTVMLDVISPCVTFNDHEGSTKSYKYMKDHEEPLQEISFVPAFEEISVDYDPGTTVSVTMHDGSQLRLRKLEEDYDPTNRIAAIKRLMEAHENSEVLTGILFVDTKAPTFIDMLNVTEEPLATLPQSVVRPGREVLEQVMEELR; this comes from the coding sequence ATGGCCACCACTCCCACTTCCACCCCACCGCCGAAGACGAATCGCATCGGCCTTTCAGTGCTCGATTACAAGGGCGGAAGGACCACCCTGTGCGCGGGTTGCGGGCACAATGCGATCAGCGAGCGAATTATCGATGCCATGTATGAAATGGGCGTAAAGCCCGAGCGCCTGGCCAAACTCTCAGGCATTGGGTGCTCATCCAAGACCCCTGCTTATTTCATGAACCGGGCGCACAGTTTCAATTCCGTGCACGGACGCATGCCCTCCGTGGCCACCGGCGCCGTCCTGGCCAATCAGCAGCTTATGGCACTAGGGGTCAGTGGTGATGGCGACACAGCTTCGATCGGCATCGGACAATTCGTTCATCTTATGCGCCGTAATCTGCCGATCATCTACATCATCGAAGACAACGGCGTCTATGGCTTGACCAAAGGACAGTTCTCCGCCACCGCCGACGTGGGCTCAAAACTGAAGACTGGTGTCATCAACGACCTGCCGCCCATTGACACTTGTGCTTTGGCCATTCAGTTGGGGGCTACATTCGTGGGCCGTTCATTCTCCGGCGATAAGCGGCAACTGCACAGCCTGTTGAAGGCTGCCATTGCGCATCGCGGTACCGTGATGCTCGACGTCATCTCTCCCTGCGTTACCTTTAACGATCACGAGGGCTCGACCAAGTCTTACAAGTACATGAAGGACCATGAGGAGCCGCTGCAGGAGATCAGCTTCGTGCCCGCGTTTGAAGAGATCAGCGTGGATTACGATCCGGGCACCACGGTGAGCGTCACCATGCATGACGGTTCTCAGCTGCGGCTGCGCAAACTGGAGGAAGATTACGATCCCACCAACCGCATTGCAGCCATTAAGCGCCTGATGGAGGCGCATGAGAATAGCGAAGTGCTGACAGGCATTCTGTTCGTAGACACCAAGGCGCCAACCTTCATTGATATGCTCAACGTCACCGAAGAACCCCTGGCAACGTTGCCGCAAAGCGTGGTGCGGCCCGGGCGCGAGGTGCTTGAGCAGGTGATGGAAGAGCTCAGATAG
- a CDS encoding CCA tRNA nucleotidyltransferase: MADYIYTLEIRLTPEQQRGVTLVQDVARAAEINVYLTGGAMRDIISGFPIRDLDFTVQGNPLRLQKDLERAGVVVQGVDDDLKTLYLLLPGNVRAEISMARSERYEKAGKPPVISPATIAEDLRRRDFTANAMALSLNPGSRGLLLDPFNGAADIEAKLLRILHNYAFVEDPSRLIRATRFAARFHWPLEERTQTRYDSAKENKYIEHISDRAIGYEIEQLAYEDDPLHIIKALEKEDWLKVLNPHWSTSKVDTAGLAQLSKLKQQMGEFGYSSIDTGPAVLHFLTRRLGSRDISDMQKLIPRRDLVEKWRRLDDDARDLGKRLSGKEAATPSRAWDLLSNARPETILFFELTTRQQAASQKIKNFFGKWRQVQQKIPLAEMVELRITPAMPEYPKIADQVFHLLLDGKLRSRTEILKFLKPLAPPPPPPPPPPPKRGRAAKAQVTPVATPPAAADAGKKGKESGKKKGAPAPAQAPAAAAALTPGQKRPAAEAPKKPESRPPVAAKANTKASPKPRAKPAAKPAKAKGKAKKRR; encoded by the coding sequence ATGGCGGACTACATTTACACCTTGGAAATCCGGCTGACCCCAGAGCAGCAGCGGGGCGTCACCCTGGTGCAGGACGTGGCCAGGGCGGCGGAGATCAATGTTTATCTCACCGGCGGGGCCATGCGCGACATCATCAGTGGCTTTCCTATCCGCGACCTCGATTTCACTGTTCAAGGTAACCCGCTGCGTTTGCAGAAAGACCTGGAACGCGCCGGCGTGGTAGTGCAGGGGGTGGATGACGACCTGAAGACCCTCTACCTATTGCTGCCTGGAAACGTGCGAGCTGAGATTTCGATGGCCCGCTCCGAGCGCTATGAGAAGGCAGGGAAGCCGCCGGTCATCTCACCCGCTACTATCGCCGAGGACCTTCGGCGCCGTGACTTCACCGCCAATGCCATGGCGCTCTCGCTGAATCCGGGTTCCCGCGGTTTGCTGCTGGATCCATTTAACGGCGCGGCGGACATTGAAGCCAAACTGCTGCGGATCCTGCATAACTATGCCTTCGTAGAAGACCCTTCGCGATTGATTCGCGCCACACGATTTGCAGCGCGCTTTCACTGGCCGCTCGAAGAGCGCACGCAGACACGGTACGACTCAGCCAAAGAAAATAAATATATCGAGCACATTAGCGATCGCGCCATTGGTTACGAGATCGAGCAACTGGCCTATGAAGACGACCCTCTGCACATCATTAAGGCTCTGGAGAAAGAAGACTGGCTGAAGGTGCTTAATCCTCACTGGAGCACGTCGAAGGTGGATACTGCCGGCCTGGCACAGTTGAGTAAGCTCAAGCAGCAGATGGGCGAGTTTGGCTATTCCTCAATAGACACTGGCCCCGCGGTGCTTCATTTCCTCACTCGGCGGCTAGGCAGCCGTGACATCTCCGACATGCAGAAGCTGATTCCGCGCCGTGACCTGGTTGAGAAATGGCGCCGCTTGGACGATGACGCCCGCGATTTGGGGAAGAGACTCTCTGGAAAGGAAGCAGCTACTCCCTCGCGCGCCTGGGATTTACTTTCAAACGCGCGGCCGGAGACCATTTTGTTCTTTGAACTCACGACCCGGCAGCAAGCAGCTTCCCAGAAGATTAAAAATTTCTTCGGCAAATGGAGGCAGGTACAGCAGAAGATTCCACTGGCAGAAATGGTGGAGCTGCGCATCACGCCCGCCATGCCGGAGTATCCCAAGATCGCCGATCAGGTCTTTCACCTTTTGCTCGATGGCAAGCTGCGTTCCCGGACGGAAATTCTGAAATTCCTCAAGCCGCTGGCTCCACCTCCCCCGCCACCGCCTCCGCCACCTCCCAAAAGGGGTCGCGCCGCTAAGGCACAAGTGACACCCGTGGCCACGCCACCGGCAGCGGCAGACGCGGGCAAAAAGGGGAAAGAATCCGGGAAAAAGAAGGGAGCTCCGGCTCCAGCGCAGGCGCCAGCTGCCGCGGCTGCGCTTACGCCCGGCCAGAAACGACCGGCTGCAGAGGCCCCTAAAAAGCCGGAGTCCAGACCGCCAGTCGCTGCCAAGGCGAACACCAAGGCCAGCCCGAAGCCGAGGGCTAAGCCTGCCGCAAAGCCTGCCAAGGCCAAGGGCAAGGCCAAGAAGCGCCGATAG
- the lpxD gene encoding UDP-3-O-(3-hydroxymyristoyl)glucosamine N-acyltransferase, whose product MKLGQIASSLGMRLENGSPETEISGIAPLESAQPGQLTFVANPRYAQAARKTKASAVIVAEDFPAIAASMLRSRNPYLDFGRALELFYRPPKYPAGVHSTAFVHDSAEIGKNAAIGPYVVVDEDVVIGKNCVLLPHVVIYRGARIGNNFFAHAHAVVREYCRVGDNVTLQNGVVIGGDGFGFAKDNEGKWRKIVQSGPAVLEDDIEVQANACVDRASIGETRVGRGTRIDNLVQVGHGSRVGQNTLLCAQVGLAGSTDVGSNVILAGQVGVAGHCKIGDGAIATAQSGIPNDVAAGKTVSGYPAIDNKLWLRCVAVFNRLPELARAIRGGGKGEEKDV is encoded by the coding sequence ATGAAACTTGGACAGATCGCCTCGTCTTTAGGCATGCGCCTGGAGAATGGCTCACCAGAAACAGAAATTTCTGGAATTGCGCCCCTCGAATCGGCGCAACCGGGCCAGCTCACATTTGTAGCGAATCCGCGTTATGCACAGGCCGCTCGCAAGACGAAGGCATCGGCCGTAATTGTGGCTGAGGACTTTCCTGCCATCGCCGCCTCTATGTTGCGATCCCGCAATCCCTATCTGGATTTTGGCCGTGCCCTCGAGCTTTTCTACCGGCCGCCTAAATATCCCGCCGGCGTACATTCCACGGCGTTCGTCCACGACTCTGCTGAGATCGGTAAGAATGCCGCCATCGGGCCTTATGTGGTGGTTGATGAGGATGTGGTGATTGGAAAAAACTGCGTTCTCCTGCCGCACGTGGTGATCTATCGCGGGGCACGCATTGGAAACAATTTTTTCGCGCATGCGCATGCTGTGGTGCGCGAGTACTGCCGGGTCGGAGATAACGTGACGCTGCAAAACGGCGTGGTAATCGGCGGAGACGGCTTCGGCTTTGCCAAGGACAACGAAGGCAAGTGGCGCAAAATCGTGCAGTCTGGCCCTGCGGTCCTGGAGGACGACATCGAGGTACAGGCCAATGCGTGTGTGGACCGCGCCAGTATTGGCGAAACGCGGGTCGGGCGCGGGACACGCATTGATAACCTGGTGCAGGTCGGCCACGGCTCACGCGTGGGACAGAACACACTTCTATGCGCCCAGGTGGGTCTTGCGGGTTCAACCGACGTTGGGAGCAATGTAATTCTGGCGGGGCAGGTGGGCGTCGCGGGACATTGCAAGATCGGCGATGGAGCGATTGCAACCGCACAAAGCGGCATACCGAACGATGTTGCGGCCGGCAAAACGGTCAGTGGCTACCCCGCAATAGATAACAAGTTGTGGCTCCGTTGTGTTGCCGTATTCAATCGCCTGCCGGAACTGGCACGCGCCATCAGGGGCGGCGGAAAAGGCGAAGAAAAGGACGTATAA
- the dnaE gene encoding DNA polymerase III subunit alpha: MSQFIHLHLHTDYSLLDGACDVDKLVARAKELGMPAVAMTDHGNIFGAVHFYNAANKAGIKPIIGCELYICKKDDHRAAPEGDTYNHLLVLAENEQGYRNLVKITSEASLHGFYYKPRVSKRFLAEHSAGLIGLSGCLKGEVAERLTEGNYDAARQAAGSFREIFGPQNFFLEIQDQGLEMEKRIQPGLLQLSKELNTPLVATNDSHYLCEDDAHAQDVMVCIQTGKSIQDTNRMKFQGTGFFVKSYDEMYRVFKDTPDVLSRTVDIAARCNLRLEKVGNPFPHFEVPPGFTLDTYFGHIAREGFAGRLESLRQFEARGQLKNSLADYEQRLAREIGIIQQMQFAGYFLIVWDFIRYAKEHNIPVGPGRGSAAGSLVSYAMGITDIDPLQHDLLFERFLNPERVSMPDIDIDFCMNRRGEVIDYVTSKYGRENVAQIITFGTMAAKAAIKDVGRAMDIPYAEVDRIAKMVPAQLNITLEKALQDSPALQAAFQNDAQVKELITTARKLEGLVRNSGVHAAGVVISPRPLTELVPLHKTKNDEIVTAFDMTAIEKMGLLKMDFLGLTTLTILDDTIKLIAQTRSEQVALEGIPLEDVETYEKVFHKGLTSGVFQFESHGMRDVLRRYQPNSIQDLTALNALYRPGPIQGGMIDDFIDRKHGRKRIEYELPELEEILKETLGVIVYQEQVMQIANKLAGYSLGEADLLRRAMGKKIPAEMAAQRERFVQGAVQRGLPPKKIEKIFDLMEQFAGYGFNKSHSAAYALLAYHTAYLKTHYPVEFMAALLTSVTGNTDEVVKYINECREMGIAVEPPDINVSDANFTPHGAAIRFGLAAVKNVGHNAIESIALARKGLGRFSSMFEFCEKVDLRLLNKRVVESLIKSGAMDSLGRRAQLMAVVDKAMERAQKAQRDAESGQHGLFGVFQQDEAPVHNDHLPEIPDWDEHTRLSAEKEILGFFITGHPLEKYQDKLADFSALTIEDIGRMKQSTAKDAEIYVGGVTANVRVLKSKKGDLYAQGSLEDMTGSLEMLVFPEAFKRLQERLKIEAPVLIRGGVRIEEGANPKLTVSDIVPLEEAQPKLPNALRIRIPLETATEATVDALHSLCAERKGQAKLLFDVERQGDFMVVMETEGYNVQPDRGFIARVEQLCGRGSVRVVG; this comes from the coding sequence ATGTCCCAATTCATCCATCTTCACCTGCATACCGACTATTCGCTGCTGGACGGCGCCTGCGATGTGGACAAGCTAGTCGCCCGTGCCAAGGAACTGGGTATGCCAGCCGTGGCCATGACCGACCACGGAAACATCTTTGGCGCAGTCCATTTTTACAATGCGGCAAACAAGGCAGGGATCAAGCCGATCATCGGTTGTGAACTGTACATCTGCAAAAAAGATGACCACCGGGCGGCTCCTGAGGGCGACACTTACAACCACCTGCTGGTGCTCGCGGAAAACGAACAGGGCTATCGCAACCTGGTGAAGATCACCTCCGAAGCTTCCCTCCACGGCTTCTACTACAAGCCGCGTGTGAGCAAGAGATTTCTTGCGGAGCACAGCGCAGGGCTGATTGGCCTCTCCGGTTGTTTGAAAGGCGAAGTCGCAGAGCGGCTCACGGAAGGGAACTACGATGCGGCCAGGCAAGCCGCTGGTTCCTTCCGCGAAATCTTCGGGCCACAGAATTTCTTCCTGGAAATTCAGGACCAGGGCCTGGAGATGGAAAAGCGCATCCAGCCCGGACTGTTGCAGCTCAGCAAAGAGCTGAATACACCTCTGGTCGCCACCAACGACAGCCACTATCTTTGCGAAGACGACGCGCACGCCCAGGACGTCATGGTTTGCATTCAGACCGGAAAGTCCATCCAGGACACCAACCGGATGAAGTTCCAGGGGACGGGGTTCTTCGTCAAAAGTTACGACGAGATGTACCGCGTCTTCAAGGACACCCCGGATGTTCTTAGCCGCACGGTTGATATCGCAGCGCGTTGCAATCTGCGCCTGGAGAAAGTTGGCAATCCGTTTCCGCATTTCGAAGTTCCGCCCGGTTTTACGCTGGACACCTACTTTGGGCATATCGCGCGGGAGGGTTTTGCGGGTCGGCTGGAGAGTTTGCGGCAGTTTGAGGCGCGTGGGCAGCTCAAGAATTCTTTGGCGGATTACGAACAGCGTCTTGCCCGTGAAATCGGCATCATCCAGCAAATGCAGTTCGCTGGGTATTTTCTTATTGTTTGGGACTTCATCCGCTATGCCAAAGAACACAACATTCCTGTGGGCCCCGGGCGCGGCTCGGCGGCCGGTTCGCTGGTCTCCTACGCCATGGGGATCACCGACATAGATCCGCTGCAACACGACTTGCTGTTTGAGCGCTTCCTTAACCCCGAGCGCGTGTCCATGCCGGACATTGACATTGATTTTTGCATGAACCGACGGGGCGAGGTAATTGATTACGTCACCAGCAAGTATGGACGCGAGAACGTGGCGCAAATCATCACCTTCGGCACCATGGCCGCCAAGGCCGCGATTAAGGACGTCGGCCGGGCCATGGATATCCCCTATGCGGAAGTGGACCGCATCGCCAAGATGGTGCCGGCGCAGCTCAATATCACTTTGGAGAAAGCGCTGCAGGATTCGCCTGCGCTGCAGGCCGCATTTCAGAACGATGCTCAAGTCAAAGAGTTGATTACCACTGCCCGGAAGCTGGAGGGTTTGGTGCGGAATTCCGGTGTGCATGCTGCCGGAGTGGTGATCTCGCCGCGCCCACTGACCGAACTTGTGCCGCTGCACAAGACCAAGAACGATGAAATCGTCACCGCCTTCGACATGACGGCGATCGAGAAGATGGGCCTGCTCAAGATGGATTTTCTTGGGCTCACCACGCTTACCATCCTCGATGACACCATCAAGCTGATTGCGCAGACGCGCAGCGAGCAGGTCGCCCTTGAGGGAATTCCGCTCGAGGATGTCGAAACCTATGAAAAGGTATTCCACAAGGGACTGACTTCGGGCGTCTTTCAGTTTGAATCACACGGCATGCGGGATGTGTTGCGCCGCTACCAGCCCAACTCCATCCAGGACCTCACTGCCTTAAATGCACTGTATCGGCCAGGACCGATCCAGGGCGGAATGATTGATGATTTCATTGACCGCAAACACGGCCGCAAGCGGATTGAATACGAACTGCCGGAGCTCGAAGAGATACTGAAAGAAACTCTGGGCGTCATCGTGTACCAGGAACAGGTGATGCAGATCGCCAACAAGCTGGCGGGCTATTCGCTGGGTGAAGCCGACCTTCTGCGGCGGGCAATGGGCAAGAAAATTCCGGCTGAGATGGCGGCCCAGCGTGAGCGCTTCGTCCAAGGCGCGGTGCAGCGTGGACTTCCGCCGAAAAAGATCGAGAAGATCTTCGATCTGATGGAGCAATTTGCCGGCTACGGATTTAACAAATCGCACTCCGCCGCGTATGCGCTCCTGGCCTATCACACGGCTTATTTGAAGACGCATTATCCGGTGGAGTTCATGGCGGCGCTTTTGACGTCAGTGACGGGCAATACCGATGAGGTCGTAAAGTACATCAACGAATGCCGTGAGATGGGGATCGCCGTCGAGCCGCCGGACATTAACGTTAGCGATGCGAATTTCACTCCTCACGGTGCTGCCATTCGCTTTGGCCTGGCTGCGGTGAAGAACGTGGGCCACAACGCTATTGAATCCATCGCTCTGGCTCGGAAGGGGCTGGGTCGGTTCTCTTCCATGTTCGAGTTTTGCGAGAAAGTAGATCTGCGGCTGCTCAACAAACGCGTCGTGGAATCTTTGATCAAGAGTGGCGCCATGGATTCTCTTGGCCGGCGCGCGCAGCTCATGGCCGTAGTGGACAAAGCCATGGAGCGCGCGCAGAAAGCCCAGCGCGATGCCGAATCCGGTCAGCATGGATTGTTTGGTGTATTCCAGCAGGACGAGGCGCCGGTCCACAATGACCACCTACCCGAGATTCCAGATTGGGACGAGCACACGCGGCTGTCCGCAGAAAAGGAAATTCTCGGATTTTTCATTACCGGGCATCCGCTGGAAAAATATCAGGACAAACTCGCCGATTTCAGCGCTCTAACTATCGAGGACATAGGCCGCATGAAGCAGTCCACCGCCAAAGACGCGGAAATTTATGTCGGTGGTGTCACCGCCAATGTTCGCGTCCTTAAGTCAAAAAAGGGCGACCTCTACGCGCAGGGCTCTCTTGAGGACATGACCGGGTCTTTGGAGATGCTCGTATTCCCCGAAGCATTTAAACGCCTGCAAGAGCGTCTGAAAATCGAAGCCCCAGTGCTCATCCGGGGAGGAGTTCGCATTGAGGAAGGAGCCAATCCCAAGCTCACGGTCAGCGACATCGTCCCCTTGGAAGAAGCCCAGCCCAAGCTCCCGAATGCCCTGCGCATCAGAATCCCGCTTGAGACTGCCACAGAAGCCACAGTTGATGCGCTCCATTCCCTTTGCGCCGAACGCAAGGGCCAGGCGAAACTGTTATTCGATGTGGAACGGCAGGGCGACTTCATGGTGGTTATGGAAACTGAAGGCTATAATGTGCAACCAGATCGGGGCTTCATCGCACGGGTGGAGCAGCTCTGTGGGCGCGGAAGTGTACGAGTAGTCGGATAA
- a CDS encoding response regulator produces the protein MTEGLQISASKEPGPIRVLLLDDREENLLLRSTILRRKGYHVVTSSSIEQAEAKLQDIDIAVLDYHLGRGKFGSEVAQTLREKRPHVPIIILSATLEHRFGGIADMQLLKGNSSVDDLVAALRSFEAKRRGKPVVVDARDFYYSRISMSMGDDMVIQIVDRDGNWQYVNDYYAALNNHKRSWFIGRNIFEQFPALRGDWEEIIRTVVDTRETYIDRGFRGLPHLPRKAARWTWNVLVFPIKLHDDRDGALLSARLIEKK, from the coding sequence ATGACCGAGGGCCTCCAAATTTCGGCCAGCAAAGAGCCGGGCCCCATCCGTGTCCTTCTGCTCGACGACCGGGAAGAGAATTTACTGCTGCGCTCGACCATCCTGCGCCGCAAGGGATATCACGTTGTGACCTCATCCTCCATCGAGCAAGCCGAAGCCAAGCTGCAGGACATTGACATCGCCGTGCTCGACTATCACCTCGGCCGCGGCAAATTCGGCAGCGAGGTGGCGCAAACTTTGCGCGAGAAGCGTCCGCACGTGCCCATCATCATTCTCTCTGCAACCTTGGAGCACCGCTTCGGCGGCATCGCGGACATGCAACTGCTGAAGGGCAATAGTTCAGTGGATGACCTGGTGGCCGCCCTGCGCTCGTTCGAGGCCAAACGGCGAGGCAAGCCTGTAGTGGTGGACGCGCGTGACTTTTACTACTCGCGTATCAGCATGTCCATGGGAGACGACATGGTCATCCAGATCGTCGACCGCGATGGCAATTGGCAGTATGTGAACGATTATTATGCAGCGCTCAACAATCACAAGCGGTCCTGGTTTATTGGACGTAATATTTTCGAGCAGTTTCCCGCACTGCGTGGGGACTGGGAAGAGATCATCCGCACCGTCGTCGACACTCGAGAAACCTACATAGACCGCGGCTTCCGTGGCCTGCCCCACCTGCCCCGTAAAGCTGCACGCTGGACGTGGAACGTTCTTGTATTTCCCATTAAGCTGCACGACGACCGCGATGGCGCGTTACTCAGCGCCAGGTTAATCGAGAAAAAGTAG
- a CDS encoding acetyl-CoA carboxylase carboxyltransferase subunit alpha gives MEATAAAAARMMGGEGRFAVSEFLLSMVESLWSHGRNGHSSKMESASKAQHELEKIEQQIGQLESLAGENKEAQRRLQQLHERVNALRQQIYAHLNAWEKTELARHPQRPYLLDYIERIFTEWSEIHGDRTFGDDPAIICGMARFNGEEVLLIGHQKARDTRQKVYRNFGMPNPEGYRKALRAMHVAEKFGRPIFTFVDTPGAYPGLGAEERGQAEAIARNLREMARIKVPIISTITGEGGSGGALAIAVADRVLMMENAIYSVISPEGCASIMWRDASKKDLAAQALRITASDLQGLGCIDDVLPEPEGGAHRDHEAAAALLAAGLQKHYSELKKIPASELVASRYNKFRHMAEFFRGE, from the coding sequence ATGGAAGCTACGGCAGCGGCAGCAGCGCGGATGATGGGCGGCGAAGGCAGATTCGCCGTCTCCGAGTTTCTGCTGTCCATGGTGGAGTCGCTTTGGTCTCACGGCAGGAACGGCCACTCAAGCAAGATGGAATCAGCCAGTAAGGCACAACACGAACTGGAAAAGATCGAGCAGCAGATCGGGCAGCTTGAATCTCTGGCCGGCGAGAATAAGGAAGCCCAGCGCAGGCTGCAGCAATTACACGAGCGCGTGAACGCGCTTCGCCAGCAGATTTATGCGCACCTGAACGCATGGGAAAAGACAGAGCTGGCGCGTCATCCGCAACGCCCATACCTTCTCGACTATATCGAGCGCATCTTTACTGAGTGGAGTGAGATTCACGGCGATCGCACTTTTGGTGACGACCCCGCAATTATTTGTGGCATGGCCCGCTTCAACGGTGAAGAGGTGCTGCTGATCGGGCATCAGAAGGCCCGCGACACGCGCCAAAAGGTTTACCGCAATTTTGGCATGCCGAATCCGGAAGGCTATCGCAAGGCGTTGCGAGCCATGCATGTTGCTGAAAAATTCGGCCGGCCCATCTTCACATTTGTGGACACGCCCGGTGCTTACCCCGGCCTGGGCGCCGAGGAACGTGGACAGGCGGAGGCCATTGCCCGCAACTTGCGGGAGATGGCGCGCATTAAGGTCCCCATCATCAGCACCATCACTGGCGAAGGGGGAAGCGGTGGTGCACTGGCAATTGCGGTCGCTGACCGGGTCCTAATGATGGAGAACGCCATCTACTCCGTAATCTCACCCGAAGGCTGCGCTTCGATCATGTGGCGCGATGCCAGTAAGAAAGACCTGGCAGCGCAAGCCTTGCGGATTACCGCTTCTGATTTGCAGGGGCTGGGATGTATTGATGACGTCCTCCCCGAACCTGAAGGAGGGGCCCATCGCGACCACGAAGCTGCCGCAGCCCTGCTGGCCGCAGGGCTACAGAAACACTACTCGGAGTTGAAGAAAATTCCTGCTTCCGAATTAGTCGCCTCACGATACAATAAATTTCGCCACATGGCGGAGTTCTTCCGCGGAGAATAA
- a CDS encoding 2-oxoacid:acceptor oxidoreductase subunit alpha → MATTDVAIREVPGQPVQKRVVNDMSIQVATVNGSGSQSSNSVLLRSIFQMGVPVSGKNLFPSNIAGLPTWYTIRANKDGYIARKKEIDLLVAMNPETAQEDTMSLAPGAVVLYDEPLNLRALRNDLTFYSVPYDKLVATVCPEAKLRKLVKNMIYVGVAARLLNIDMAEIEKAIRKQFARKAKAADLNFNAARAGYEYAVNTLTKQDPYWITRMDKNQGKIIIDGNSAAALGCMFAGVTVVTWYPITPSSSLVESLIDYMKQYRIGKDGKATFAIVQAEDELAAIGMVLGAAWAGARSMTATAGPGISLMAEFAGLGYYTEIPAVIWDIQRVGPSTGLPTRTSQGDILFTAVLSHGDTKHIMLFPSSVEECFTMAGEAFDIAEHFQTPVFVMSDLDLGMNNWMSDPFPYPEKPLNRGKLLSKEDLDRLGGFARYKDVDGDGIGYRTLPGTDHPGAAYFARGSGHNEKSQYSERADDYSNNMERLNHKFETARKFVPRPEVHTGKSKIGIIAYGTSHWAIVESRDQLRKEYNLEVDYLRIKAYPFTREVHDFVEKHDRVYLVEQNRDAQLLSLLKLDISPERITRLRSIAHIHGLPLDARSVTDEIIMMEGK, encoded by the coding sequence ATGGCCACCACCGATGTAGCAATACGAGAAGTCCCGGGACAACCGGTCCAAAAGCGCGTTGTGAATGATATGAGCATTCAAGTCGCGACGGTTAACGGCTCGGGATCACAAAGCTCTAACAGCGTTCTTCTGCGCAGTATTTTCCAGATGGGCGTACCGGTTTCAGGTAAGAACCTCTTTCCGTCTAATATCGCCGGCCTGCCCACCTGGTACACCATCCGCGCCAATAAAGATGGCTACATTGCTCGCAAGAAGGAAATTGATCTACTGGTGGCAATGAATCCGGAGACGGCGCAAGAAGACACTATGTCGCTGGCGCCAGGCGCAGTCGTGCTCTATGACGAGCCGCTCAATTTGCGTGCCTTGCGCAATGATCTCACTTTCTACTCCGTGCCCTACGACAAGTTGGTTGCGACCGTCTGCCCGGAAGCCAAGCTGCGCAAGCTAGTCAAGAACATGATTTACGTCGGCGTCGCGGCGCGGCTGCTCAACATTGACATGGCGGAGATTGAGAAGGCCATCCGCAAACAATTTGCCAGGAAGGCAAAAGCTGCGGACCTGAACTTCAACGCGGCCCGCGCCGGATACGAATATGCCGTGAATACACTGACCAAGCAGGATCCTTACTGGATCACGCGCATGGACAAAAACCAGGGCAAGATCATCATTGACGGCAACTCAGCCGCTGCATTGGGCTGCATGTTCGCCGGCGTCACGGTGGTGACCTGGTATCCGATTACGCCCTCCTCTTCGCTGGTGGAGAGCCTGATTGATTACATGAAGCAATACCGCATCGGCAAGGATGGCAAAGCGACATTCGCAATCGTCCAGGCGGAAGACGAATTGGCGGCTATTGGCATGGTTCTGGGCGCGGCTTGGGCGGGTGCTCGCTCGATGACCGCAACCGCCGGACCCGGCATCTCGCTGATGGCGGAATTCGCCGGCCTCGGTTACTACACAGAAATTCCCGCGGTCATTTGGGACATTCAGCGGGTGGGGCCATCCACCGGGTTGCCTACGCGTACTTCTCAAGGCGACATTCTGTTCACCGCCGTCCTATCGCATGGCGACACCAAGCACATCATGCTATTTCCGTCGTCGGTCGAGGAGTGTTTCACCATGGCCGGCGAGGCCTTCGACATCGCCGAACATTTCCAGACGCCCGTATTCGTAATGTCTGATCTTGATTTGGGCATGAACAACTGGATGTCCGATCCGTTTCCCTATCCCGAGAAGCCGCTAAATCGCGGGAAATTGTTGAGCAAGGAAGATCTCGATCGTCTCGGCGGATTTGCCCGCTACAAGGACGTGGACGGCGATGGCATCGGGTATCGCACCCTGCCGGGAACTGACCATCCGGGCGCCGCTTACTTCGCGCGCGGCAGCGGCCATAATGAGAAATCGCAATATAGTGAGCGGGCGGACGACTACTCCAATAACATGGAGCGCCTAAATCATAAGTTTGAAACCGCGCGCAAGTTCGTTCCGCGCCCCGAAGTGCACACCGGCAAGTCCAAAATCGGCATCATTGCTTACGGCACCAGTCACTGGGCGATCGTCGAGAGCCGCGATCAGCTCCGCAAGGAATACAACCTGGAAGTTGATTACCTGCGGATCAAAGCCTATCCATTCACCCGTGAGGTGCATGATTTTGTGGAGAAGCATGATCGCGTGTATCTGGTCGAACAAAACCGGGACGCTCAGTTGTTGTCTCTGTTGAAACTGGACATTTCGCCTGAACGCATCACCCGGCTGCGCAGCATTGCTCATATTCACGGGCTGCCGCTCGACGCTCGCTCGGTGACTGACGAAATCATCATGATGGAGGGCAAGTAA